In the Candidatus Binatia bacterium genome, CACCTGACCGTGCGAGGTCACTGGCTCGGCGCTGCCCGTCGCGCTGATACGAACCCCCCCGCTCGCATCGAACAAAGTAATTCCGCCCTGTGCATCCCTAAAGACGAGGGAAGAAACCCCGCCGGGCTCTGAGTAGATCAGCCCGAGGGTGCTCCCCCCGTCAGCTGCGGTGGGATTCCCTAGGCTTGCGATAACCGCTCGTTCCCCAACATACGTACCTGCGCACGAAACTGCGTTAAGGGTGTTCAGGTATCCAAGTGAGCGAGCGTGAGCGAGGAGTCCATCCCAGCTGTGCGCCGGTGCCGAGCTGAATGACCCTAGATCCATCGGCGTACATGGTGGTTTGTCGATGACGGCGACCAGGTCCGCCGCAGAGAGCCACCCGTCGCGGTTGATATCCGTTATTCTCGAGCAGGTGGAGCAGAAAAGAGAGGAGGTGACCACGGTTACATCACCCAGCATCGTCGCGGCCGCCTCGTGGACGGAGAGAAGCAACGCAAGGCCGCAGATCAGATCGACTCGCGCTTTGAGTGTCCGCACGCGAGAATCCTTCATTGTTCCACTACCACCCACGGACCGACACCGAACGCTCAGCCTTCAGCCGCGGCGCGTCTTTCCGCGCCGTCGGCTGGAAGGCTCTTGTTCGGCCACTCCCGGTGCTGGTTTCCCCGTGCTCTTGGCTGCCCGTAGTCGGCGCATCCAGTACCCGGGGCGCCGCCTGTGATGCGCGACGGCAACCACGAAGACGTGATCCGCGTCCACGCGGAAGAGCACGTTGAACGGGAAACGCCGCACCGGGCACTTGTGGATGTTGTCTCGCAGAATCGGGAAGACGAGCGGGCCCTTTCCGATACGGTCCTCTGCACGCTGGACCGCGCGAAGGAAACGCCACCCAAGGCCCTCCCTGCGTCGCTCATACAGCCGTGCCGATTCGAAAACCTCGTCGTCCGCCTTTGGGTGGTAGATGAGCTCCGTCACTTGAGAGCCAACAGACCTGCGCGCGCGCGTTCGTGTACTTGGGCGGGCGTACGACCCTTCACCCGGCCGGACCGAAGCTCCTCATAGCGCAACTTCGCTTCCTCGATCCATGCCGCCTCAACGTCGGCTTCCTGCTCGTCGTCGAGACTATCGAGAAGCAGATTCACCAGCCGTGCTCTCTTCCGCGGTGGCAATCCAAGGGCCGCCTGCTCCAAGTCGGACTTCCTCGCCTGCATCTCGCAAACCTCCAGTTCTCTGGCTAGCACATCGGCGTGCATCAGCCGAACACCGCGGCTCAGAACGTGTGAAAGAATTCGATTGCATAAAGAGATCCGATCTTGCCAGCAGGTGCGTTTGGAGACTACACCGCTGGCGGTTCTCTTGTCAGCTCCCTGTGGAGCTCATCGCTTCGCTCTTGATCGCACCTCCTTGATCTTCCATCCGTCTACTCCTGCCCTGTGCCGGCGCTCAGGTGGCCCACTGCGGCCGCCAGCACCGGCGCATCCAAAGCTGCACGTTGTGGGTCAGACAGGCCCAACGCGCTTCCATCCCCAC is a window encoding:
- a CDS encoding addiction module protein → MHADVLARELEVCEMQARKSDLEQAALGLPPRKRARLVNLLLDSLDDEQEADVEAAWIEEAKLRYEELRSGRVKGRTPAQVHERARAGLLALK